Below is a genomic region from Rosa chinensis cultivar Old Blush chromosome 5, RchiOBHm-V2, whole genome shotgun sequence.
tcggggacttgtacatacctccaacaatatggagtatttactacatcaccaagcataagcaacaccctctttgggacacccacaagccatggtgaggcccaaccgagacatgcatcttgtagccctatgttcaagctacgctacggtattcggaagtcgcaaatccgtcgccgggaagccaccttcccggccttgccaagttgcctccacaatatgcttttctagactagaatagtaactttgagtcccacatctaagcaaatgtaaatgagggagcctccttcccctataaaaggagactccttcccacttactcacaagaccattacatctcttgtaatcttgttgggccgcaaggctcgacacactagtacacattcaagtggacgtagtttcccgctaaggcgggagacgaaccactatacatcttgtgtcaatctctctctctctctctctctctctctctctctctctctctctctctctctctctcttacttatcgttaattagatccccaacggatccaaacgttaacaacATCAAACTAGTTTCATTCAGTATATCACAGAATTTGAATTGGTAAAATCTTCTGGCTAGGTAGTTTGATCCGAACAGTATATGTGTCATCGATCCTCAAGAAGCTTTTCACAAACATGCATTATTGTTGCTAGCTAGCTCCAAGTTGTCAATATGTGTTTGCTTCTTTCCTAGCTTTAAGCCCAACCATATTAGGCTATAGGTACTGACCACCAGGAACGAAATAGAATCTAAATTCTATGGAGCTAGCAGAATAAGAACGCATTGAATTTGGGGGGGCATTAACGTATTCTTATTTTACAGTTTCATTATTTGAATAGTTCATGTTTAAAACATAATGTAAAGAGATTGTCCATTTGAGATCTTCTTTCAGTTTTTCATGAGTATTAAATAGTTGATGGATCACTTAAGACAAAATGTTGTCATAACTATCCATTTATTGAAGTACATTTAATTCTCGATTGATCAATATCTCTTATGTTTCGTCAGTGGAGGTGGCAAACATGCCATCCCAACCCACTTAATGGGGCTTCGGGCCGGCCTATATACTAAGACATTAAGCCCAATCCGGCCTACGACCTATGCCCACAACGTGCCAAGCCGTGCTCGTGTCGGGCCAATAAAAGGGTTGTACCTTTTGTATCGTGccgaaaattaaaattagtcgAGCCCGGTATTATAAATACGAGTTGTAACTCATGTACTACCAGAAACTATTCATTAAAATTTAATGTAATAAGTTTATTGCctataaattatatattatatattatctttatattataaaaaatataacaaaTATTATACTATAGAAACGAAAAATATTCATTAAATAGTTGCTACATGTACCATGAAAACTATTCTTTAAAATTTAATGTTATAAGTTTATTGTTTACAAattatatattatctttatattaTTAAAAAGTATTACATTATAGAAACGGGCTAGGCGGCGACCTGCAATacgtcgtgctcgggccgtgtcGGGTCCATAACAGGCTTTGGACAAGCCAGGTCATTAGGCCAATGTTTCTCGGCGTAGCCCGACCAGTTAGAATAACGTGTTTGGGTCATACCAGGTCACTAACGGGCTCATGTCATGCCAGGCCGCTTTTAAATGTGCAGGGCTTGTGCCGTGCTCTGCCctagcggcccgtttgccaccttaTTCGTAAGTATTGGGAGAAAGTGAATAAATGACATAGTATTCTTGTGATTCATATCGATGCTCTAAAAAACCTTAGGAAAAGAGGGTCAACTTCTGCGGATTACTACTCGTCCGGCAGCGGCCGTGACGTTTAGGCAGGCCAATGGTGTGGGTCTGCTGCCGAATGGGTGTTTGGATACTAGTGCTTAGCGATGGATCTTTGGGAGTGCTACGCTCAAAGTTTTGGCTGGATTGTTTTTGGCATTGGTTTTTCTAGTTATCACTTCTAAGGCGCGGTGGTTGTGCTTACAGGGGCGGTCTTTGACATAATGGGATGGATTTGGTTCTTGCTCCTCATCAATTCCATGTGAGACATCGGCCTCTGGTGATGCTGGGACATTTTGAATGTCTTTCAGGTTGTTTGAATCTAGTCGGGTTCCGATCTACTTTGAATATTTAACGTTTGAAACTTTTAGGTTGTCGAAGTGGCGTTTCCGTCGAAGGGGGATCTAGCGGTGAGGATGGTTTTTAGCTGTGTTGTTCAATGCAATTGGTGTGGGGACGAAGTGATGACTGGGCTGGGGTTGAGCTGATCCTCTCTGGGCTTTGGGCTTGGACTCTTAGGGCTTCACAGGTTTGTTATGGTTTTAGATAGTTTTTAGCTTATTTATTTCCAATAATTTCCTTTTTAGGGACCTATGCACTTTTGTTTTGTGCACCATATTTATCTTGTTTCAGGCGTCCTAGCAAATCTTCTAGATTAGAACTAAAAAATGATTCAAGATATTTGTAATCATagagcaatagatgtctatagATGTATATGACACTATGCCTATTCCTACATACCACTATCGGTATTAGCTACCACATCTAACTGTTTGTCTATATATGACAGCGGGgaatgtaatggtcattctgccGTGTGATGAATGAAATTCACAATCCAGCTTAGAATtgattcaggaaaaaaaaattatcgatTTCATGGTTTCTTTGCGGAAATAATAGATGCAGATTCATTAATTCTAAATGATAGTGGccagacaaataaaatttttggTGGataaatgaaattgcagaacAAAAATGTAGGGAAAGATTGTAGGCCTATAAAGCTTTGCATTTGCAAGCTGTTTTTCCGAAAACCAAGTTTCATTCAGAATGAGGGTGTTAAGCTCATCTATATGAGATTTCAAGTAAAAGACAATTCCTAAATTGAAGTGTGGTCAGGGAATTTCAAGAAAATCTTGGTTAAGCTTTTAAGGACTAGGGCATTTTATTTGGGGATCCTTTATTTGGACAGAAGCCACGGAGCCATAAACATTTGGTTATTGACAGCCAAACTGAACAATAAAAAGGGTAAGAATTCAACCCAAGAAAGCAGTAAAACCATCGAAAACCTTTTTCAAACATCAAACAAAACTACGCATTACTAAAACTACAATTGTGTTCAATTGTGGCCCGGTTTGACAACAATGTGTTTGCCATGGTGGGTTTGGTCCTAGCAAGTGTAGCATTGTTAAATTAGCAAGAGCAAAAGAATTATCAGGTTGATGAATCCATAACCTGTCATCTTTGAGTCCTAGGGAGTACTTGACTATCCGTTCCCATCATCGGGatataccatttttttttttttgagggaaacgGAATCTGGTTCCATTAATAAcaacgacctcactcggtcaagctaGAAGGATCCGAAAATCCTTCATAGTACAACTCAAAGAGCAATACAGAATCTAAATAAAGCAAAAACCGAACTAAAAGTCCAAAAGCAAAATCCAAACTGAGAAAACAAATTAGGGAAAGCAAGGAAAAAGCATAGACCTACACAACACCATGCAAGCAACCATCATGCCgctttgacgcctaagaccaTTATGGTGTACACCGCAGCAAGTATCACAACAAAAGCTTCCACAAGGCCAATATAGGTCAACAAACCTAACCCTCTAGGAGAGGGGTATCTTCCTCCACGACAGCCATCTCCAGAGATGGTACAGGCTTGGGCTTGTTCCGATGACCATGAGGACGACCCTTCTTCTTCGGCACCTTTCCCACAGCAACAGAAACCTCCACCAATCCGTCACCAAAATCCATTGGCCCAACTGCCAACTTCAACCGCTTCCCAGCCTCAGCCCAATCATCCTCACGTGATTTGTGCAAGCCCAAAATCTTTTTTTCGAACCCCATAATTTCATTGAGCCCAGCAGCCTGTCCCACAGGCCCACACGGCCCATTGCCTCTTAGCCCCACAGTTGACCCTAGTTTGAAACTAGGATTGCCTGCGTTTCCCGCACGCCAAGAAGATCGCAGCACCAGCTCCGAGAGCCTCAACCTCCACCAGGCCCTAAGGATCCAAACCAGTTCCAGTTGGCCTGGGAACCACGAGCGTCGCCATCTCGGACGACAGTCACCTGCACCGGCCCAGCAACCACCGGCGACACCAAACCCTTGTCGCAATCCGCACCAACATGATAAAAGAAACCACAGTCCTTACAGATCCCATGGCATCTTTCATACTGAAACTCCAGCTCTACAGACAACTCTGGCGAGAACCGAAACTCCCTCCGAGCCCAAGCCCTTCGCCTCACATAGTGAATTAGACAGATTCGTAGCACAGAGTCCTTCCTCTGCAACGCCACCAGATCGGGATATACCATTGTTTCCCTTTCAGCTACTTATATTCTAGAGCAAAATAACTTGCAATTTTTTTCGGGTCACTCTCTGTTTTTTTGTGTCTATTCCGTGAAAAGTAAAGAGAGCTTTGAATGAAACAATTGCAAAAACCAATTTCCTTTTTTGCAATGAGGTTCCTAAGATCGTCTAAGACTATTGCATTTGTTGAGATGATTACTTGATTACTAGACGATTGTGTTAAAACCATAACAATATATAGGAAAACCAACATAGCAGAAAGTTTAAATCTAATTGGTTGAGTTATAGTTTGACCGGTAATTAAACCCAAGAGTTAAGAAATCAATAAGGAACGTAGATAATTCAATTCAAGCAAAACCGAACAATAAAGTAGATCATTCAATTCAAGCAAAACCGAACAATAAAGAGGAATCGGATTAACTCAACCCATGAAAGCACTATAAAATAAACCACTGAAAACCTTTTGTccaacatcaaacaaaacaacCTTGCATTAGCACAGTTAATTAAGCACAAATTGCACGTTTGGCTTTAAGAATGGCTAGAGTTGATCAAAATGTGTTTGTCAAGGTAGGTTTGGTGTTAGTAAGTGTAGCACTATTCATGTCATCATTTGCAGAAGCTCAAGAATATGAGGTTGTTTATCAAATTTCTGAGGATGTTGCGGCGAGCCCTATTGGCATCCAGGTTGACAATTTTGTCATTAATGATGAAAACGGTCAATATGTGTTGCCTCCTAACCAATCTTATAAGAAGTTAGATGAATGTGTACGTAAGATTACAGGATATTATGCTGAAGAGATCTTGCCCAAAATTTTTAAAAGCGAACCTGTCACTACGGATAATTGCAAAGCCATTCTGCATTTGGGATATGATTGTCACATTCGGTCAGTGAAAACTCTGCTCTCACGTCCGGAACTAAAAGAAAAAGCTTCTGAGATACTGCCAagaagtgagcagatttgggaAACATGTGCCTTTGTTGCTCCTTCTCCTTTCTAATTGATCTTATTGCACACTAGCTCATGTAATCCATCCATACAAATTagttaattacaatatattgaACTGGGAGCTTCTTTTTGTCATCATGTTAAATTTAACGAtgtccaaaaattttgaagccCTTTGGAaactctttgttttatttttattttttgaaaaacaaaaaatgaaatatattACAGTAATAAGACATAATATAACATAGTGAACAAACTCATGATTTGAACCTTGTACTATGTGGGAAATTATAACATGGTCCCGGAGCATGATACACGTGATGGTCTGGATTGATGTCATTGATCCATGtgatttgtatttatttttttattgctcttttaatttaatttttgaccaTATGTACGGTTCCCATCAAATTCGAATAATATTATTAGCTCGAACCATcacatttgtttttgttataaaaGAGACCATACATATTATATGTCTCTTGATTCATagataagattaatacacaacgACTACTCTGTTTCGACAATCATGACATAGAGTAGTCTATACCAACAAAACATATCTCGCCTTGCAAGCAATCTAACTAACTACCTTCAGAAGctgagcacgcaattgtggtacgctaAAGCTAGGCACTTTCAGAAAGCTCGTGGAGATATCCTTATCAGCATAAACATTTATTGTAAAAAAATAACTAGACCACAACTACGGGCTCCTGCCCTTTAAAAGGGTCAGAGCTCTTGCAATCTCTTGCTAGGCCCCACAACCCAAACTTGAGACCAAGCCCATAAGCCCATTCCCAGGCCTAGTCCAGGGGCAATCTAAGAAagtaggggccgtgaccacttacccaattttaacctaaaaaatgcccacttgctccaccaagagttttttgaccccatttacccaatttaatcaCAAATGACATTTTCACCCCCAATCAAATTATTAAAGtacaaaattctctctctcctcctaacggactctatctcagactctctctctctctctctctctctctctctctctctctctctctctctctctctctctctctctctctctctctctctcacacacctcctcctcctcgttgGAGCGTCGGAGCCCAAGAATCCGATCCAGGGCGGTGAAGACTTCACTGCAGAAGTCGTCGCCCGGCAAGCCGATGACGATGATGAAACCTTTCTGGCGGATTTGGGACAACTCATATCTGTTTCTCGATCCGAATCTTGGCCGGGTCTTCCATGGGTAACCCGACGGCGACGAAGACTCAAggtggttgaggttgaggtcGGCGGTggtgcggtggaggaagaagccgcAGGAGACGAGCTCGTCGGCCCAAAGCTTGAAGACCTGCCTGTCCGATATCGAGTTCAAGATCTGCCGGTCCGATTCGTCCCCACTCCCCAGTCATTCTGatctggtgcccagagcaattctAGGTGCccagatcttttttttttttttttttttacagtgtGAACTCCGAGAatggtgaaggaaaaaaaagttaacgtgtaaaattgaacatataaatggatcaattgtgtttttagtgtattcattttggttcacttgagggcaataatatgattactatgAGGCAATACTATgcgtattggggggcaataatatgattactagggggcaataatatgatcaattgtgtctgtagtgtattcattttggttttgggagtttatacaattcactggacggaaataatatgactattggaggcaataatcagattattaggaggcaatactatgcgtattggggggcagtaatatgattactggggggcaataatatgatcaattgtgtctgtagtgtattcattttggttttgggagtttacaattcactggacggaaataatatgattcttggaggcaataatatgatttttgggaggcagtaatatgatttttggggggtaataatatgattactggggggcaataatatggttactggatattattaTGGACTGGTTGCCGGATTCAggtcaccggtcgtcggattccggtcacggtcataggattccggtcaccggtcgccggattccggtcaccggtcgtcggaggccggcaaggtggaggatgacttctccctctaagtgaaaaagaaggagagggcaaaaaagtctcaaaagaaaattaaaaagaattaattgggtaaaggggaaataatcccttagagtgttttgggtaaatgggtttaaaaaacagttggtggagcaagtgggcaatttttagcctaaaatcgggtaaatgatcatttccccaagAAAGTAATAGCAggagctagtctacctctgcTAGTCGTCACCGCCGCCGCCATGCTTTCTGGCGGACGACCCCTCTAACGCAGCATCAGTACCACCTTCCTTCGGTGACCAAG
It encodes:
- the LOC112164169 gene encoding uncharacterized protein LOC112164169 — protein: MARVDQNVFVKVGLVLVSVALFMSSFAEAQEYEVVYQISEDVAASPIGIQVDNFVINDENGQYVLPPNQSYKKLDECVRKITGYYAEEILPKIFKSEPVTTDNCKAILHLGYDCHIRSVKTLLSRPELKEKASEILPRSEQIWETCAFVAPSPF